The Montipora capricornis isolate CH-2021 chromosome 6, ASM3666992v2, whole genome shotgun sequence genome has a window encoding:
- the LOC138051569 gene encoding uncharacterized protein, with protein sequence MVFDIVKRTTFKSIAVVISPLTSLMQDQVKFLKSIGVTAEFIGEDQQDDAAKTAVERGDCQIVFGSPESFLSSDRWRKMLSSKVYEERLCLVAVDEAHCISHWGYAAKKGERAFRKWFSRINEIRSIIKKVPVIALTATATTETRLQTVRTLEMKSPALIVDIPNRQNISYGVQVITPNPSVTFAKMVSDLKVQKTAYERTIIYCPTIKLTTHLYGFFQAELRENIYADEVHDPKKRIVEMFHSRSDELNKEEILKSMGESNGCIRVLIATIAYGMGINCKDVKTVIHYGPSYNCETYLQESGRAGRRGQDQCKSVILYSNIMTKHCHESMVTYLKQNDKCRRKVLLEKFDVDVSKLPAYEYPHRCCDICQQQCKCDGDTCNFVFFNLECSPTALVETESNERTVTEDQMTLLNSKLNYLKRALNQQFLQSAKKSNAPMFTPAKLFCGFGDNQIKQIMQHCSHMFSASDVYKYVDIWHPTVASEVLFTISTIFEDVDISHLDMEESEDTQEYYFDSFDAIFDFDVEDSLMAAIPLELLSVDEDTMDSDMEDSN encoded by the exons ATGGTTTTTGACATCGTCAAGAGGAcaactttcaaatccattgctgtTGTTATCTCACCTCTGACTTCTCTAATGCAAGATCAAGTGAAATTTCTTAAGTCAATTGGagttactgctgagtttatcgGTGAAGATCAACAGGACGACGCGGCCAAAACGGCGGTTGAACGGGGCGACTGTCAGATCGTGTTTGGATCTCCGGAGTCATTTTTAAGTTCCGATCGATGGAGAAAGATGTTATCGAGTAAGGTGTACGAAGAGAGATTGTGCCTTGTTGCTGTAGATGAAGCGCACTGTATTTCGCATTG GGGCTATGCAGCTAAAAAAGGAGAAAGGGCATTTAGGAAATGGTTTTCTCGTATAAACGAGATCCGATCAATCATCAAAAAGGTACCAGTGATAGCCCTCACTGCAACTGCCACAACTGAAACAAGACTTCAGACTGTGAGAACATTGGAAATGAAGAGTCCAGCTTTGATTGTTGACATCCCCAACAGACAGAACATCTCCTATGGTGTGCAAGTTATCACTCCCAACCCTTCTGTGACATTTGCAAAAATGGTGAGTGACTTGAAAGTTCAAAAGACTGCGTATGAACGAACCATAATATACTGTCCCACAATAAAACTTACAACCCACTTGTATGGCTTTTTTCAAGCCGAACTAAGGGAAAACATTTATGCAGATGAAGTTCATGATCCAAAGAAAAGAATTGTGGAAATGTTCCACAGCAGAAGTGATGAACTTAATAAAGAGGAGATACTGAAGTCCATGGGAGAGAGCAATGGTTGTATACGTGTACTTATTGCAACAATTGCCTATGGGATGGGTATCAATTGCAAGGATGTAAAAACTGTGATTCATTATGGCCCATCATACAATTGTGAGACATACCTACAAGAAAGTGGTCGAGCCGGACGGAGAGGTCAAGACCAGTGCAAATCAgttattttgtactcaaataTAATGACCAAACATTGCCACGAAAGCATGGTTAcctatttaaaacaaaatgacaAGTGCAGAAGAAAAGTTCTTTTGGAGAAGTTTGATGTGGATGTCTCAAAATTGCCCGCCTATGAATATCCACACCGTTGTTGTGATATTTGCCAACAGCAATGCAAATGTGATGGTGATACAtgcaattttgtgttttttaattTGGAATGTTCTCCTACTGCTTTGGTTGAAACTGAAAGTAACGAGAGAACTGTCACTGAGGACCAAATGACACTACTCAATTCAAAACTCAACTATCTAAAGAGAGCATTGAATCAGCAGTTTCTGCAGTCAGCCAAGAAAAGCAATGCACCTATGTTTACTCCAGCAAAGCTTTTTTGTGGATTTGGAGACAATCAAATAAAGCAGATTATGCAACATTGCTCGCACATGTTTTCAGCCAGTGATGTGTATAAATATGTTGACATTTGGCATCCCACTGTGGCCTCAGAAGTTTTGTTCACTATAAGTACAATTTTTGAAGATGTTGACATAAGCCATTTGGATATGGAGGAATCAGAGGACACCCAGGAATACTATTTTGACAGTTTTGATGCCATTTTTGACTTTGATGTGGAAGACTCACTTATGGCAGCTATTCCTTTGGAACTCTTATCTGTTGATGAAGATACTATGGATTCAGACATGGAAGATTCTAATTAA
- the LOC138051568 gene encoding uncharacterized protein — MESPNLKEAIKGRICSDISKECKRLCSKADPSLLRGMTKEAMVNFSWQAVGKELQTKAPLFLRCILAAADPANGTATTYDAVRHPGVYTAAAILLKKRDKAISLIPYVISTILKVGKTSKTVNLGVIFKDENLGEEMIDIIRGLHGMVPTVEGPGGQEKFDRVPVVGDQKTMERGVEAQFSVRNAYTKSRRLEGLFFQLADWHHENKFLALIFSRYYSGSSACDKTSLFALRNLVNWRDVITDAQQKPAPCKRFVDLILDADIIAAALVFFGMVDVDATPTKHGFSNEMVNNIRAVRARYFSRVVIEFILTFIVDGTLYERHFANIQALEEWEAFQRNQPVLENGRFPCRFPGCDSSFKHDGVHRMRHELSHNPPPRVPAEPTLESTLPDPSDQNPEPKDDVFDYHCGFMNMALLLRNFRDAIKEGDGDRIINCIKMFLLHFKQDGSGSTKYALEALYHLFQVLAILSPRETERLKWNRTVNNQGGDGNNVAMDVALEHDNHALKEIIRGLGANITEDSVRRVCRAFFILKKLLFVLDTEVNVKKVSGRHTKKSVKEDLIKVVKTLSDQHVFEKQTTREPMYCFPDCPRDYLQLLNTKELFRWINDHKTNISLEKRPR, encoded by the exons ATGGAAAGTCCGAACCTGAAAGAAGCTATTAAGGGCAGGATATGCAGTGATATTTCAAAGGAATGTAAACGGTTGTGCTCGAAGGCTGACCCATCGCTACTTAGGGGCATGACAAAAGAAGCAATGGTCAACTTTTCGTGGCAAGCCGTCGGAAAAGAACTGCAGACCAAAGCCCCTCTTTTCCTGCGATGCATTTTGGCTGCTGCAGATCCAGCTAATGGCACTGCCACTACCTATGATGCTGTCAGGCACCCTGGTGTTTACACGGCTGCAGCGATTTTGCTGAAGAAACGCGATAAAGCGATCAGTTTAATTCCTTACGTGATCAGCACCATCCTAAAAGTTGGTAAAACGTCGAAAACG GTTAATCTGGGCGTGATCTTCAAAGATGAAAACCTTGGAGAGGAGATGATTGACATCATCAGGGGACTTCATGGAATGGTACCCACAGTGGAAGGCCCCGGAGGACAAGAAAAATTTGATCGTGTTCCAGTTGTTGGGGACCAGAAGACCATGGAAAGAGGAGTTGAGGCTCAGTTCTCTGTGCGAAATGCCTACACAAAGAGTAGAAGGCTGGAGGGCTTGTTTTTTCAGCTTGCTGACTGGCATCATGAAAATAAATTCTTGGCA ttgattttttcAAGATACTACAGTGGGTCCTCTGCTTGTGACAAAACATCTCTCTTTGCTTTGAGGAATCTTGTTAACTGGCGTGATGTTATCACTGATGCTCAGCAAAAGCCAGCACCTTGTAAGAGGTTTGTGGACCTCATACTCGATGCAGATATTATCGCTGCAGCTCTAGTTTTCTTTGGAATGGTGGATGTAGACGCAACCCCAACAAAACATGGCTTCAGCAATGAAATGGTTAACAACATAAGGGCTGTTCGTGCTAGATATTTTAGCAGAGTAGTCATAGAATTCATCCTCACATTCATAGTTGATGGAACTCTGTATGAAAGGCATTTTGCCAACATTCAGGCTTTGGAAGAGTGGGAAGCATTTCAAAGGAATCAGCCTGTACTTGAAAATGGAAGATTCCCTTGCAGATTCCCTGGATGTGACAGTTCATTTAAACATGATGGTGTCCACAGAATGAGGCATGAGCTTTCACATAACCCCCCACCAAGGGTACCAGCAGAACCAACATTGGAAAGCACTCTGCCAGACCCAAGTGACCAAAATCCTGAACCTAAGGATGACGTGTTTGATTACCATTGCGGTTTCATGAACATGGCTTTGCTATTGAGAAATTTTAGAGATGCTATCAAAGAGGGTGACGGGGATAGGATTATAAATTGCATTAAGATGTTTCTTTTGCACTTCAAACAAGATGGCAGTGGCAGTACCAAATATGCCTTGGAGGCATTATACCATCTGTTTCAAGTGCTAGCTATACTCAGTCCTCGAGAAACGGAGCGACTTAAGTGGAACCGAACTGTGAACAATCAGGGGGGTGACGGTAACAATGTTGCAATGGATGTTGCTCTAGAGCATGATAATCACGCTCTAAAGGAAATCATAAGAGGTCTGGGAGCAAATATCACTGAGGATAGCGTACGACGAGTATGCAGGGCATTCTTTATCCTCAAAAAGCTACTTTTTGTACTTGATACTGAAGTGAATGTTAAGAAAGTATCAGGAAGACATACAAAAAAATCTGTGAAGGAGGATTTGATTAAAGTAGTCAAAACTCTCTCTGACCAGCATGTGTTTGAGAAGCAGACAACACGGGAACCCATGTATTGTTTCCCAGATTGTCCCAGAGACTATCTCCAATTGCTCAACACAAAGGAACTGTTTAGGTGGATAAATGATCACAAAACTAATATAAGTCTAGAGAAGAGGCCACGTTGA